In a genomic window of Melitaea cinxia chromosome 25, ilMelCinx1.1, whole genome shotgun sequence:
- the LOC123666277 gene encoding zinc finger protein OZF-like, translating into MTEELKYNLMVYNLTQDENKIQEKICITCLNKNVPFIVLSKCEHVKIFDLLLDFEVELSNSFICYTCHNVLKKIYKFKNQANDSINKLYNEAKHLEITKTSPCLQYSNIEINSTIDSQPLVVEIKEPSNKENFIEIATEIKIERSLDLEQEIPLKAKKEKRKVGKPKIPVQKKCEGKIRIIFLTTKEMLEERKAMTLKKNYLKLPYKCEYCITSFDHELSLKSHMEKRHSKKNGIQCKICNSVLSTKIAFNEHYKRHFRRYECIECGIRHNYVEEILKHYNEKHRGIKTIYSCKLCDFSAESHKVYRYHWEKHRTTNVECELCGTTFVHKNGLRNHMSTVHGQIKRMYSCAECGKQYRAKSGLAAHAAIHAPSPAYCADCDADFTSQLTLKHHLKHHSKHNERRFECNECDAKFIVKKSLQDHIDWVHLNNMEHACNKCNKVFINSGSLKNHIEYVHEKKRLPKNKICDHCGKGFTSLSILRSHIRTHTGERPLHCAHCPATFAHPAARYTHNKLLHRKTY; encoded by the exons ATGACTgaagaattaaaatataatttgatggTGTATAATTTAACTCAAGATGAGAACAAAATTCAAGAGAAgatttgtattacttgtttaaataaaaatgttccttTTATAGTTTTGTCGAAGTGTGAGCATGTTAAGATTTTCGATTTATTATTGGATTTTGAG gtgGAGTTAAGCAATAGTTTTATATGCTACACATGTCACAATGTTTTGAAAAAGATATACAAGTTCAAGAATCAAGCTAATGACAGCATTAACAAGTTGTATAATGAg gcGAAACATTTAGAAATAACGAAAACGAGCCCATGTCttcaatattcaaatatagaaataaattctaCAATAGATTCTCAACCGCTTGTGGTCGAAATAAAAGAACCGTCCAATAAAgagaattttattgaaattgctacggaaattaaaatagaaagaaGCTTGGATCTTGAACAGGAGATACCTTTGAAG GCTAAAAAGGAGAAAAGAAAAGTCGGCAAACCAAAAATTCCCGTACAGAAAAAATGTGAAggaaaaataagaataatttttttaactacaaaAGAAATGTTAGAAGAGAGGAAAGCTATGACCTTAAAGAAGAATTACTTAAAACTGCCTTACAAATGTGAATATTGCATAACTAGTTTTGATCATGAGTTAAGTTTGAAGAGTCATATGGAGAAACGGCATAGTAAA AAAAATGGCATACAATGTAAGATTTGCAACTCGGTTCTCAGCACGAAGATAGCTTTCAACGAACACTATAAAAGGCACTTTAGACG atatgAATGTATCGAGTGCGGTATACGCCATAACTACGTGGAAGAAATTCTGAAACACTATAACGAAAAGCACCGCGGGATCAAAACTATATATAGCTGTAAACTGTGTGATTTTTCTGCGGA GTCGCACAAAGTGTACCGCTATCACTGGGAGAAGCATCGAACCACAAATGTCGAGTGTGAGTTATGTGGAACTACGTTTGTGCACAAAAACGGACTCAGGAATCACATGTC CACAGTACACGGCCAAATCAAGCGAATGTACTCCTGTGCTGAATGTGGTAAGCAGTACCGCGCTAAGTCTGGTTTGGCGGCCCATGCGGCCATCCATGCTCCTTCCCCCGCCTATTGCGCTGACTGCGACGCCGACTTCACTTCGCAGCTGACGCTGAAGCACCACTTGAAGCACCACTCCAAACATAACGAGAGAAG ATTCGAGTGTAACGAATGTGACGCCAAGTTTATAGTGAAGAAATCGCTCCAGGATCACATAGACTGGGTTCATCTCAACAATATGGAGCACGCTTGCAATAAATGCAATAAA GTGTTCATAAACAGTGGGAGCCTGAAGAACCACATAGAATATGTTCATGAGAAGAAGAGGCTGCCGAAGAACAAAATCTGCGATCACTGTGGCAAGGGCTTTACT TCCCTGTCCATCCTGCGCTCGCACATCCGAACCCACACGGGCGAGCGGCCGCTGCACTGCGCCCACTGCCCGGCCACCTTCGCCCACCCGGCCGCCCGGTACACTCACAATAAACTCTTGCATagaaaaacttattaa